A stretch of the Porifericola rhodea genome encodes the following:
- a CDS encoding vWA domain-containing protein gives MDNKKLERWRLVLGGDQADGTGMNLSGDFAEIDQVLSALYEEERSAGLGASSPKVSRWLGDIRTYFPKSVVQVMQQDAFKRLNLNRMLMEPEMLELVEPDVHLVANLLTLSRMIPDKTKDTARQVVRKVVEQLMNKLATPMQQAVSGSLNRAVRNRRPRHAEIDWNATILKNLKHYQKDYKTIIPETRVGYGRKRRTSMKDIILCVDQSGSMASSVVYSGIFGAVMASMPAVSTKMIVFDTAVVDLTEDLQDPVDLLFGVQLGGGTDINRALAYCQQLTTRPDDTVLVLITDLYEGGNEQEMRKKIRSIIDSGVQLIVLLALNDEGKPYYDHRNATFLAENGVPAFSCSPDLFPDLMAAAIQKQDMSQWAAMHDISTAKA, from the coding sequence ATGGATAACAAAAAGCTGGAGAGATGGCGCCTGGTACTGGGAGGTGATCAGGCGGATGGTACCGGAATGAACTTAAGTGGAGATTTTGCGGAGATTGACCAGGTGCTTTCTGCTCTTTATGAAGAAGAGCGTAGCGCAGGCCTGGGAGCGTCTTCCCCAAAGGTAAGCCGGTGGCTGGGAGATATCAGAACTTATTTTCCTAAATCGGTGGTGCAGGTAATGCAGCAGGATGCGTTTAAAAGGCTTAATCTCAATAGAATGCTGATGGAGCCTGAAATGCTGGAACTTGTTGAGCCCGACGTACACCTGGTTGCCAATCTGCTTACGCTAAGCCGTATGATTCCCGACAAAACCAAGGACACTGCTCGTCAGGTGGTACGTAAGGTGGTAGAGCAACTTATGAATAAGCTGGCAACACCAATGCAACAGGCAGTGAGTGGTAGTCTTAATCGTGCTGTTAGAAACAGACGACCCCGCCATGCTGAAATAGACTGGAATGCAACTATCCTTAAAAACCTTAAGCATTATCAAAAAGACTATAAAACTATTATTCCTGAAACCAGGGTAGGGTATGGCAGAAAGCGCCGTACTTCTATGAAAGATATTATTCTTTGTGTAGATCAAAGTGGGTCTATGGCTTCTTCTGTGGTTTACTCCGGCATCTTTGGTGCAGTAATGGCGTCTATGCCTGCGGTGAGTACAAAAATGATCGTTTTTGATACGGCAGTTGTAGATCTTACCGAAGACCTACAAGACCCTGTAGACTTGCTGTTTGGCGTACAGTTAGGCGGAGGAACTGATATTAATCGTGCTCTGGCTTATTGTCAGCAGCTAACCACCCGGCCCGACGATACGGTACTGGTGTTAATTACTGATTTGTACGAAGGAGGAAATGAGCAGGAGATGCGTAAGAAAATACGGTCTATCATAGACTCAGGAGTGCAACTTATCGTACTTCTTGCACTTAACGATGAAGGCAAACCTTATTATGATCATCGGAATGCGACGTTTTTAGCAGAAAATGGTGTGCCTGCCTTTTCCTGCTCTCCAGACCTTTTTCCAGACCTTATGGCGGCAGCTATACAAAAGCAGGATATGTCGCAATGGGCCGCAATGCACGATATCAGCACTGCTAAAGCATAG
- a CDS encoding SDR family oxidoreductase, whose product MARPEQVPEQGQEKQPGEEHKMHPEPEVIRKNYKGNQRLEGKIALITGGDSGIGRAVAVHFAREGADIAIVYKDENEDARKTKAMVEEEGKQCLLLSGDLKDAAICERIVEETLSRFQKIDILVNNAAVQFPKDSLTEVSNEQLEETFQTNILSMFRVTRTVIPHLKEGAKIINTTSVTAYRGSAHLIDYASTKGAIVSFTRSLSKNLAEKKILVNGIAPGPIWTPLIPATFKEVSKFGTDTPLGRPGQPSEVAPAYVFLASEDASYITGQIIHINGGEVVGG is encoded by the coding sequence ATGGCAAGACCAGAACAGGTACCCGAACAGGGACAGGAAAAACAACCCGGAGAAGAGCACAAGATGCACCCCGAACCGGAAGTCATCAGAAAGAACTACAAAGGAAATCAAAGATTAGAAGGCAAAATTGCACTTATTACCGGAGGAGATAGTGGTATCGGTAGAGCAGTAGCCGTTCATTTTGCGAGAGAGGGTGCAGATATAGCTATTGTGTATAAAGATGAAAATGAAGATGCCCGCAAAACCAAAGCTATGGTAGAGGAGGAAGGTAAGCAGTGTTTGTTATTAAGCGGAGATCTTAAGGATGCGGCAATATGCGAACGTATTGTAGAAGAGACGCTGAGCAGGTTTCAGAAGATTGATATATTAGTGAACAATGCTGCTGTGCAGTTTCCTAAAGACTCCCTGACCGAAGTAAGCAATGAGCAACTAGAGGAAACCTTTCAGACCAATATTCTTTCTATGTTCAGGGTAACACGTACGGTAATACCTCACCTCAAAGAAGGAGCAAAAATTATCAATACCACTTCGGTAACTGCTTACAGAGGTAGCGCTCACTTGATAGATTATGCCTCTACCAAAGGTGCTATAGTATCTTTTACCCGCTCGCTTTCTAAAAACCTGGCAGAGAAGAAAATTTTAGTGAATGGTATAGCGCCTGGTCCCATCTGGACGCCACTAATACCAGCCACATTTAAAGAAGTGAGTAAGTTTGGTACGGATACGCCTCTGGGTAGGCCTGGGCAGCCATCTGAAGTGGCCCCGGCTTATGTATTTCTGGCTTCAGAAGATGCCAGCTATATTACCGGACAAATTATTCATATCAATGGAGGAGAAGTAGTAGGCGGATAG
- a CDS encoding glycoside hydrolase family 32 protein, with protein sequence MRNFHSILTLFFLSIFWPACTPPAETVVEQEVATPAPDYYQELYRPAYHFTPEQNWMNDPNGLVYFEGEYHLFYQYNPKGIRWGNMSWGHAVSQDLVHWEHLPIALNMEDDIMIFSGSAVVDHNNSSGLCQNDEACMIAIYTAHTDTLQNQAIAYSNDRGRSWTKYEGNPVLDENMKDFRDPKVFWQEEEEKWVMAVAVPQEQKIRFYSSQNLIKWEMLSEFGPQGFVDGIWECPDLFELQVAETGEKKWVLIVSYNTSNEGSAMQYFVGDFDGTTFTNDNTDDLVLTLDYGKDFYAGVTWNNTPEGDKLLIGWINNWQYGQDIPTQPWRSAQSLVRKLELHEFPEGTRLTQHPVEALQNIRGKRVHDENVQLQEGDNYLSLENIQGKQLEIIAEFEYQSIETKSDAEVLAGEFGVKVFKGEEQETAIGYDVATQSLFVDRTQSGDTSFHDSFANRTVALMPSDDGTVKIHIYVDHSVVEVFGEDGYVAMTNRIFPDPTKDGVEVYGVGGSVSLKSLDIWEIQSAWQPKTSSTEQPQ encoded by the coding sequence ATGAGGAATTTTCACTCAATACTTACACTTTTTTTCTTATCTATCTTTTGGCCGGCCTGCACCCCACCTGCTGAAACTGTAGTTGAGCAGGAAGTAGCTACACCTGCTCCAGATTACTATCAGGAATTGTATCGCCCTGCCTACCATTTTACTCCTGAGCAAAACTGGATGAACGACCCAAATGGCCTGGTTTATTTTGAAGGAGAGTACCATCTCTTTTATCAATACAACCCCAAAGGAATTCGCTGGGGCAATATGAGCTGGGGGCATGCCGTATCTCAAGATCTGGTACACTGGGAGCATTTACCTATTGCCCTCAATATGGAAGATGATATCATGATTTTTTCGGGCAGTGCAGTAGTAGACCATAACAATAGCAGCGGCCTTTGCCAAAATGATGAAGCCTGTATGATCGCGATTTATACCGCCCATACCGATACTTTGCAAAACCAGGCTATTGCCTATAGCAATGATAGGGGAAGAAGCTGGACAAAATACGAGGGTAATCCTGTACTAGATGAAAATATGAAAGACTTCCGTGATCCTAAAGTATTTTGGCAAGAGGAAGAAGAAAAGTGGGTAATGGCAGTAGCTGTACCTCAGGAGCAAAAAATACGATTCTACAGCTCGCAAAATTTGATAAAATGGGAGATGCTGAGTGAGTTTGGACCTCAGGGATTTGTAGACGGAATTTGGGAATGCCCAGACTTATTTGAGCTTCAGGTAGCGGAGACCGGAGAGAAGAAATGGGTACTTATAGTCTCCTATAATACCAGTAATGAGGGTTCAGCCATGCAGTATTTTGTAGGTGATTTTGATGGCACCACCTTTACCAATGATAATACAGATGACCTGGTACTTACTCTTGACTACGGAAAAGATTTTTACGCTGGCGTTACCTGGAATAATACGCCTGAAGGTGACAAACTACTAATAGGATGGATAAATAACTGGCAGTATGGTCAGGATATACCTACCCAACCCTGGCGCTCTGCCCAGTCGTTGGTACGAAAACTGGAACTTCATGAATTTCCTGAAGGTACCCGTCTTACCCAGCATCCGGTAGAAGCCCTGCAAAACATCCGAGGTAAGCGTGTACACGATGAAAACGTACAACTTCAGGAGGGAGACAATTACCTGTCTTTAGAAAATATACAAGGCAAACAGTTAGAGATTATCGCAGAGTTTGAATATCAATCTATAGAAACTAAAAGCGATGCAGAAGTGCTCGCAGGAGAGTTTGGAGTTAAAGTGTTTAAAGGTGAAGAGCAGGAAACAGCTATTGGTTATGACGTAGCTACTCAGTCATTGTTTGTAGACAGAACACAGTCGGGTGACACTTCTTTCCACGACAGCTTTGCTAACCGTACTGTAGCACTAATGCCATCTGATGATGGTACGGTAAAAATTCATATCTACGTAGACCATTCGGTGGTAGAAGTATTTGGTGAAGATGGCTATGTAGCCATGACCAACAGAATTTTTCCTGATCCGACAAAAGATGGTGTAGAAGTTTATGGCGTAGGTGGTTCTGTAAGCCTCAAGTCTTTAGACATCTGGGAAATTCAATCTGCCTGGCAGCCTAAAACTTCTTCTACAGAACAACCACAATAG
- a CDS encoding uracil-DNA glycosylase family protein: MKDLLSDIRQCKVCEPHLPLGARPVVVGHPESKILIVGQAPGTKVHHSGIPWNDQSGKKLRAWLEVSDKEFYAARNFAIAPMGFCYPGKSKSGDLPPRKECAPLWHAPLLEKMPKLQLILLIGQYAQKYYLKDKVRKNLTETVKSFDEYLPQYLPLPHPSPRNYYWLRKNAWFEESVLPELRYRVKMILS; the protein is encoded by the coding sequence TTGAAAGATCTACTAAGCGATATCAGGCAGTGTAAAGTTTGTGAGCCACACCTCCCTCTGGGCGCGCGGCCGGTAGTAGTTGGGCACCCAGAAAGCAAAATACTGATTGTAGGTCAGGCTCCTGGCACCAAAGTACACCATAGTGGAATTCCCTGGAATGATCAGAGTGGCAAAAAACTAAGAGCATGGCTTGAAGTGAGTGATAAAGAATTTTATGCTGCCCGCAATTTTGCTATTGCTCCCATGGGCTTTTGTTACCCGGGAAAATCAAAATCCGGCGACCTGCCCCCACGCAAAGAGTGTGCTCCGTTGTGGCATGCTCCTTTGTTAGAGAAGATGCCAAAGCTACAGCTTATACTTTTGATCGGACAATATGCCCAAAAATACTATCTGAAAGACAAGGTCAGAAAAAACCTAACTGAGACAGTGAAAAGCTTTGATGAGTACCTTCCTCAGTATCTGCCTTTACCTCATCCTTCTCCCCGGAACTATTACTGGCTCAGGAAAAATGCCTGGTTTGAAGAAAGTGTGCTACCTGAGTTAAGGTATCGTGTAAAAATGATATTATCTTAA
- the nadC gene encoding carboxylating nicotinate-nucleotide diphosphorylase has translation MELTYLTEGNVQNFIDTALQEDLGEGDHSSLASIPENAQSKARLLIKGEGILAGVELAHRILHTVDANLQIESYLNDGDTVKYGDIAFVVSGNARAILSAERLLLNCMQRMSGIASYTHSLKKLIAHTDAKLLDTRKTTPNFRLPEKWAVAIGGGSNHRYALYDMIMLKDNHIDFAGGIAQAIKSTHSYLEKLGKKLKIEVETRSLDEVEEVLKIGGIDIIMLDNMSPALMQEAVALINKRYETEASGNINEQTIKAVAESGVDAISVGALTHSVKSIDISLKAF, from the coding sequence GTGGAACTGACTTACCTGACTGAAGGAAATGTTCAAAACTTTATTGATACTGCTTTGCAGGAAGATTTGGGAGAGGGGGATCACTCTTCTTTAGCCTCCATTCCAGAAAACGCCCAAAGCAAAGCCCGTCTCCTAATTAAAGGTGAAGGTATATTAGCAGGGGTAGAATTAGCTCATCGTATTCTGCATACTGTAGATGCAAACTTACAGATAGAAAGTTACCTGAATGATGGTGATACCGTAAAATACGGAGATATAGCTTTTGTGGTAAGTGGTAATGCACGTGCTATCCTTTCTGCAGAAAGGCTGTTGCTTAATTGTATGCAGCGCATGAGCGGTATAGCCAGTTATACCCATAGCCTCAAAAAGCTGATTGCGCATACTGATGCTAAACTTCTGGATACTCGTAAAACCACTCCCAACTTTCGCCTCCCAGAGAAATGGGCAGTAGCTATTGGTGGAGGAAGCAACCACCGATATGCCCTGTATGATATGATCATGTTAAAAGATAATCATATAGATTTTGCCGGGGGGATAGCGCAGGCTATTAAAAGCACACATTCGTATCTGGAAAAGTTAGGCAAAAAGTTGAAGATAGAGGTAGAAACCCGTAGCCTGGACGAAGTAGAAGAAGTGCTGAAAATAGGAGGAATAGACATAATTATGCTGGATAATATGAGCCCGGCACTCATGCAAGAGGCCGTCGCACTTATAAACAAACGCTACGAAACAGAAGCTTCTGGTAATATTAACGAGCAGACAATTAAAGCTGTGGCAGAAAGCGGAGTTGACGCGATTTCGGTAGGAGCGCTTACCCATTCGGTAAAAAGTATAGATATCAGCCTGAAAGCATTTTAA
- a CDS encoding DUF5682 family protein codes for MEVFYLGIRHHGPGSARSVQAFLSEQQPDMVLVEGPPEAETLLELATVSEMQPPVALLTYVQDNPQQAVFHPFADFSPEWQAILYSQQHGVAFRFIDLPMVNKLALEPKDESSGYETQTEGVAANPIAYLAQLAGFSDAEIWWESTFERYSNDAENFRAIQEAVTALREAFPHTSKTDELREAYMRMCIRKAKKEGYEKIAVVCGAWHVPALTEMPAQKLDQQLLKGLVKVKVNSTWIPWTYSRLTFESGYGAGINSPGWYNHLWHTPSNITESWLSKVAREFRKAGLDISVSHVIEGVRLSNMLASMRNLPQAGLAELNEAIVAIFCFGDEQLLDIVQRELIVSHRIGQVPTDAPAVPLQHDLQKLQKKLRLPATDEDKVYTLDLRKPNDLERSKLLHRLQLLDIQWGREEYVSTKGTFKEQWRVQWQPEMMVHLIEMGVWGNTVAHAASAYLSDHMSRAGSLSDLSESLRKAVPADLPDAIRQLMKQISEVAALSGDVPELMKSVGPLAQLSRYGNVRQSDLSLLAEIVESMISRICIGLPNASSSLDDDAAEDLYHHIGTVHESIQLLQFKEQEKDWQKTLNYLVDGSQVNPLIAGKACRLLHDTQYYHEDELSRKFSLALSPAQEARFSAAWLEGFLKGSGTILLLDEVLWQVVDTWLNELEGDIFIEVLPLLRRNFSSFTTSERRKLGEKAKQQDSEHSIQNGQHTDEIDPERAEQAMLTVAQLLGLNIKEY; via the coding sequence ATGGAAGTATTTTATCTGGGGATAAGGCATCATGGTCCTGGTTCTGCGCGGAGTGTACAAGCTTTTTTATCAGAACAGCAGCCTGACATGGTACTTGTTGAGGGGCCACCGGAAGCGGAAACACTTCTAGAACTGGCTACTGTTAGCGAAATGCAGCCGCCTGTAGCTTTATTAACCTATGTACAGGATAATCCGCAGCAGGCAGTATTTCATCCTTTTGCTGACTTTTCTCCCGAATGGCAGGCTATACTCTATTCCCAGCAGCATGGGGTAGCCTTTCGCTTTATTGATCTGCCTATGGTCAATAAACTGGCCCTGGAGCCTAAAGACGAAAGTTCTGGTTATGAGACTCAGACGGAAGGGGTAGCTGCCAATCCTATAGCTTATCTGGCCCAGCTGGCAGGCTTTAGCGATGCAGAAATCTGGTGGGAGAGTACTTTTGAAAGATACAGTAATGATGCTGAAAACTTCAGAGCGATTCAGGAAGCTGTTACAGCCTTACGAGAGGCTTTTCCTCACACCTCTAAAACCGATGAGCTGCGCGAAGCTTACATGCGTATGTGTATCCGCAAAGCTAAAAAAGAAGGCTATGAAAAAATTGCCGTAGTATGTGGAGCCTGGCACGTACCTGCCCTAACAGAAATGCCTGCTCAAAAGCTTGATCAGCAACTACTTAAAGGGCTGGTAAAAGTAAAAGTGAATTCAACCTGGATTCCCTGGACCTACAGCCGCCTCACTTTTGAAAGTGGATATGGTGCAGGCATAAACTCCCCCGGATGGTACAATCATCTGTGGCATACTCCAAGTAACATCACTGAAAGCTGGCTGAGCAAAGTAGCCCGTGAGTTTCGCAAAGCAGGACTGGATATTTCTGTTTCGCATGTAATAGAAGGCGTTCGCCTTAGCAATATGCTGGCAAGTATGCGAAACCTGCCTCAGGCCGGACTTGCAGAACTAAATGAAGCTATCGTCGCTATCTTTTGTTTTGGCGATGAACAACTGCTAGATATTGTACAGCGAGAGCTGATTGTAAGCCACCGTATTGGACAGGTTCCTACTGATGCTCCTGCTGTTCCTTTACAGCATGATCTGCAAAAGCTGCAAAAGAAGTTGCGCCTGCCAGCTACTGATGAGGATAAAGTATATACGCTGGATCTACGTAAACCTAACGATCTGGAAAGGAGTAAGCTCCTACACCGTTTGCAGTTACTGGACATTCAGTGGGGCAGAGAAGAATATGTATCTACTAAAGGTACTTTTAAAGAACAGTGGAGGGTACAATGGCAACCAGAAATGATGGTTCATCTGATAGAAATGGGAGTATGGGGAAACACGGTAGCACATGCCGCTTCTGCTTACCTGAGCGACCACATGAGCAGGGCAGGCTCCTTATCCGATCTCTCCGAGTCTTTAAGAAAAGCAGTACCTGCTGACTTGCCAGATGCGATCAGGCAGCTCATGAAGCAAATCAGCGAAGTGGCTGCCCTTTCAGGGGATGTGCCTGAGCTTATGAAATCGGTGGGACCACTTGCACAGCTCAGTCGTTATGGTAATGTAAGACAGTCTGATCTTTCATTGTTAGCTGAAATTGTAGAAAGCATGATCAGTAGAATATGTATTGGGTTGCCTAACGCCTCTTCCTCACTGGACGATGACGCTGCAGAAGACCTGTATCATCATATAGGTACAGTACACGAGAGCATACAACTATTGCAGTTTAAAGAGCAGGAAAAAGACTGGCAAAAGACACTAAATTATCTGGTAGATGGGAGTCAGGTAAACCCTTTGATTGCGGGAAAGGCTTGTCGTTTACTACACGATACGCAGTATTACCATGAAGATGAGCTAAGTCGCAAATTTAGTCTGGCACTTTCACCAGCGCAGGAAGCTCGCTTTTCCGCCGCTTGGCTGGAAGGCTTTCTAAAAGGAAGTGGTACAATTCTACTACTAGATGAGGTGTTGTGGCAGGTGGTAGATACCTGGCTTAATGAACTTGAAGGTGATATTTTTATAGAAGTCTTGCCTCTGCTAAGAAGAAACTTTTCCAGTTTTACCACTTCAGAAAGGCGTAAACTGGGAGAAAAAGCTAAACAGCAGGATAGTGAGCACTCCATACAAAATGGTCAGCATACGGATGAAATAGATCCTGAAAGGGCTGAGCAGGCTATGCTGACGGTAGCCCAATTGCTAGGCCTCAATATAAAAGAATATTAA
- a CDS encoding DUF5691 domain-containing protein, with amino-acid sequence MKALETLLKTALLGTARSSVSSLELSASLKPLAEADTEIEDKVLKAASLLFIQKEGGKVFSKKWFPTTQAPAETFAYCSQSASRLLKEILNKQYYELLRKWLIKCEEAQLLVQPEHLPQLLALGRNLLAFRPLIKPVVGERGKWLAAFNKDWQYLLSSETDIWELGKAEERKSFLASLRKKHPQHALEVLTSSWKSEAADARVAFLEILKQGLSIQDALFLESALADKSKKVRATAFNLLIRLKDSALTTQLFEAAAPMLLKKNEKSFIGLKKTAISFQKVAMGTQLDVYGISKESLDKKFSDEAYYLYQLIELIHPSLWTSYFGMDAGEVVQVFLKEKELKPMLTALLEATIFHEDEEWAGALSDTLKSGKLKPTNADPDFRIKLFGILSPEDKLRYFQSEAFHMSLLDSLELCNFKWTATFSKKALSLLYKQVAERGLHPYERERVSELYKYINPSILAEKESYLPPENENKATWREAMDQLFTKLEMNTGIEEVF; translated from the coding sequence ATGAAAGCATTAGAAACTTTACTTAAAACAGCCTTACTGGGTACAGCTCGTTCTTCTGTATCCTCACTTGAGCTTTCTGCCTCTCTGAAACCATTGGCTGAAGCAGACACGGAGATTGAAGATAAAGTACTTAAAGCAGCCTCTCTGCTATTTATTCAGAAAGAGGGGGGAAAGGTATTTTCAAAAAAATGGTTTCCTACTACACAGGCTCCTGCTGAAACCTTCGCTTACTGCTCTCAGAGCGCCTCTCGGCTCCTAAAAGAGATTCTTAACAAACAGTACTACGAACTTTTAAGAAAGTGGCTCATCAAATGTGAGGAGGCGCAGTTGCTGGTGCAGCCCGAGCATCTACCACAATTGCTAGCGTTAGGCAGAAATTTACTTGCTTTTAGGCCATTGATTAAGCCCGTTGTGGGAGAAAGGGGAAAGTGGCTGGCCGCCTTTAATAAGGATTGGCAGTACCTACTCAGTTCGGAAACTGATATTTGGGAGTTAGGAAAAGCTGAAGAGAGGAAAAGTTTTTTGGCTAGTCTGAGAAAAAAACATCCTCAGCACGCTTTAGAAGTACTCACCTCGTCATGGAAAAGTGAGGCAGCAGATGCACGAGTGGCCTTTCTGGAAATCCTGAAACAAGGATTAAGCATACAGGATGCTCTCTTTTTGGAAAGTGCATTGGCTGATAAGAGCAAAAAGGTAAGAGCTACTGCTTTTAATTTACTCATACGTCTGAAGGATTCTGCCTTAACTACTCAGCTTTTTGAAGCCGCAGCGCCTATGCTTCTTAAGAAAAATGAAAAGTCATTTATAGGGCTGAAGAAGACTGCAATCAGCTTTCAAAAGGTGGCGATGGGCACTCAGCTAGATGTTTATGGGATAAGTAAAGAAAGTCTGGATAAAAAGTTTTCAGATGAAGCTTATTACTTATATCAATTGATAGAACTCATACACCCCTCACTATGGACCTCCTACTTTGGTATGGACGCCGGTGAAGTTGTTCAGGTATTTCTCAAAGAAAAAGAACTCAAGCCTATGCTCACAGCCCTGTTAGAGGCTACCATTTTTCACGAGGATGAGGAATGGGCAGGAGCTTTATCTGATACTTTAAAAAGCGGAAAGCTAAAGCCAACCAATGCTGACCCAGATTTTAGAATTAAACTGTTTGGCATCTTAAGTCCTGAAGATAAACTCCGGTATTTTCAATCGGAAGCCTTTCATATGTCATTGTTGGACTCTTTGGAACTCTGCAATTTTAAGTGGACGGCAACTTTTAGCAAAAAAGCGCTGAGCCTACTTTATAAGCAAGTTGCTGAAAGAGGGCTACATCCCTACGAAAGAGAAAGAGTAAGCGAGCTTTATAAATATATAAACCCCTCAATTTTGGCCGAAAAAGAAAGCTACCTGCCCCCTGAAAATGAGAACAAAGCCACCTGGCGAGAAGCTATGGACCAACTGTTTACTAAACTGGAAATGAATACAGGAATAGAGGAAGTTTTTTAG
- a CDS encoding AAC(3) family N-acetyltransferase, translating into MYTKADLKTHLSGMGIRPQGSLLIHSSMKAIGDVENGADTVLDAFIEYMKDGLLIFPTHTWHEDNNPGGVYNPFTEPSCVGILGNLFMKRAGVIRSWHPSHSVAALGKDADTYTSGEELRNTPCSREGCWGKLYDRKAQILFLGCTLKSNTFIHGVEEWNDVPERLTEEYHHYKIVNEKGQQLDYAQKCHSKKYGDVSRNYDKLLAPGLHEGIVTIGKIGDATSYLCEAKALADMCSEFLRKDPQLFLDDSPVPEKWYK; encoded by the coding sequence ATGTACACTAAAGCAGACCTAAAGACACACCTCTCTGGTATGGGCATCCGTCCGCAGGGTTCTTTACTAATCCATTCATCTATGAAAGCAATAGGGGATGTGGAAAATGGAGCTGATACTGTGCTGGACGCTTTTATTGAATATATGAAAGATGGGCTGCTGATTTTTCCTACCCACACCTGGCATGAAGATAACAACCCTGGTGGAGTATATAACCCCTTTACCGAACCTTCCTGTGTAGGTATTTTAGGTAATTTATTCATGAAACGCGCAGGGGTAATACGCTCGTGGCACCCCAGTCATTCGGTAGCAGCTTTAGGCAAAGATGCTGATACTTATACGAGTGGCGAAGAATTGAGAAACACACCCTGTTCCCGAGAAGGCTGTTGGGGTAAACTGTATGATCGTAAAGCGCAGATTTTGTTTCTGGGCTGTACACTCAAGTCTAATACGTTTATTCATGGTGTAGAGGAGTGGAACGATGTACCCGAACGGCTTACTGAGGAATACCATCATTACAAAATAGTGAATGAAAAGGGGCAGCAACTAGATTATGCTCAAAAGTGCCATTCCAAAAAATATGGTGATGTTTCCAGAAACTATGATAAGTTACTGGCACCGGGGCTACATGAGGGCATTGTAACTATAGGAAAAATAGGAGACGCCACCTCTTATCTCTGCGAAGCCAAAGCCTTGGCAGATATGTGCTCAGAGTTTTTAAGAAAAGATCCCCAGCTCTTTTTGGATGATTCACCAGTACCTGAAAAATGGTATAAATAA
- a CDS encoding ATP-binding protein — MSKLLREHAEQQYAEELEEIKKQDDHSIPPNWHMSPWAVVTYLMGGKLNNGFEVSAKYIGDRRLMEIAVATLTTDRALLLYGLPGTAKSWVAEHLAAAVSGNSTLMIQGTAGTGEEAIRYGWNYAKLLAEGPSLGAIVPTPLMKAMESGKIARVEELTRISADVQDTLITILSEKTLPVPELGTEIQATRGFNLIATANNRDKGVNELSSALKRRFNTVVLPLPDSMSEEVAIVKQRVESLGKVLELPAQLPALEEIRRIVTIFRELRAGVTIDGKTKLKSPSGTLSTAEAISVVNSGMALSGYFGDGSLNAEDVASGLVGAIIKDPVQDTVVWKEYLETVIKSRDGWKDIYRACRDRI; from the coding sequence ATGTCAAAGTTACTCAGAGAACATGCGGAACAGCAGTACGCAGAAGAGTTAGAAGAAATAAAAAAGCAGGATGACCATAGCATACCTCCAAACTGGCATATGTCTCCCTGGGCGGTAGTGACCTATCTGATGGGAGGCAAGCTCAACAATGGATTTGAGGTGAGTGCCAAATATATTGGAGATCGCCGATTGATGGAGATCGCGGTAGCTACGCTTACTACCGACCGTGCGCTTTTACTTTATGGCCTGCCTGGTACTGCAAAATCATGGGTAGCAGAACATCTTGCGGCTGCCGTTAGTGGAAATTCTACCCTTATGATTCAAGGTACGGCTGGCACTGGAGAGGAAGCGATACGGTACGGCTGGAATTACGCGAAGTTATTAGCAGAGGGGCCTTCGCTTGGTGCTATCGTTCCCACTCCGCTAATGAAAGCTATGGAAAGTGGTAAAATAGCCAGAGTAGAGGAGCTTACCCGTATATCTGCGGATGTACAAGATACGCTGATTACCATACTTTCAGAAAAAACACTTCCTGTACCAGAACTGGGTACAGAAATTCAGGCTACTAGAGGTTTCAACCTGATTGCTACTGCCAATAACCGTGACAAGGGGGTGAATGAACTTTCCAGCGCCTTAAAACGGCGTTTCAATACCGTAGTGCTTCCTTTGCCCGATAGTATGAGTGAGGAAGTAGCTATTGTGAAACAGCGAGTAGAAAGCCTGGGGAAAGTATTGGAGCTACCTGCGCAACTTCCTGCACTGGAAGAGATCAGGCGTATAGTCACTATTTTTAGAGAACTACGCGCGGGGGTTACTATAGATGGTAAAACCAAGCTTAAATCACCTAGCGGTACTTTAAGCACTGCCGAAGCTATTTCGGTAGTGAATAGTGGGATGGCACTTTCGGGTTATTTTGGTGATGGAAGCCTGAATGCCGAAGATGTAGCCTCTGGCCTGGTTGGAGCAATTATTAAAGACCCGGTTCAGGATACTGTAGTTTGGAAGGAGTACCTTGAAACAGTTATAAAGAGTAGAGATGGCTGGAAAGATATTTATCGTGCATGTAGAGATCGTATTTAA